In the genome of Drosophila subpulchrella strain 33 F10 #4 breed RU33 chromosome 2L, RU_Dsub_v1.1 Primary Assembly, whole genome shotgun sequence, one region contains:
- the LOC119547722 gene encoding uncharacterized protein LOC119547722, producing the protein MEIVVLAAILLMSQGIQSQENVSWDQLRKLNDVVTSRLKESLQKARLAECSSTLMMLQQAVELPISQLANKIEAFNIFNRSGSPASLNGTLSKEEPGLRQGNKGKDKNFEKRVLKLLRKLGIYDNFTTRVFNAIFSDEKQLKKLKKKLDELGKQDKAADQDDLWSFVHELF; encoded by the coding sequence ATGGAAATCGTAGTCCTAGCAGCGATTCTTCTCATGTCTCAGGGGATCCAAAGCCAGGAGAACGTCTCCTGGGATCAACTAAGAAAGCTTAACGATGTCGTCACGTCCCGTTTAAAGGAAAGTCTTCAAAAAGCTAGGCTTGCAGAGTGTTCTTCGACTCTCATGATGCTTCAGCAAGCAGTCGAGCTACCGATATCCCAACTGGCCAATAAAATTGAGGCATTTAATATCTTCAATCGATCTGGCTCTCCAGCGAGTCTAAATGGTACTCTATCCAAGGAAGAACCTGGCCTTCGACAGGGAAACAAAGGCAAGGACAAGAACTTCGAAAAGAGAGTCTTGAAGCTGCTCCGGAAGCTCGGTATCTACGATAACTTTACTACGCGCGTTTTTAATGCGATTTTTAGCGATGAAAAGCAGCTaaaaaaactcaaaaagaagCTCGACGAATTGGGAAAGCAGGATAAAGCCGCAGACCAAGACGACTTATGGAGTTTTGTTCACGAACTTTTTTGA
- the LOC119547723 gene encoding uncharacterized protein LOC119547723 yields the protein MKLFALMLVALFGYTIVMGVLRKPHTDRDNRMAITVRDREIPDDQIVEALRKKVYDKIASVKWKSHIKLWADLGIDALSHPISRLNEMVNSVGHHPTYELWLAQLRHKIWEKGQNIVVVVFKKINKIFTVLHAHLKKKVDDVINNKSKDYGGKQEENGYGYVDYDDYIRE from the exons ATGAAGTTGTTTGCCTTGATGCTTGTGGCATTGTTTGGTTACA CTATCGTCATGGGCGTATTGCGCAAACCTCACACTGACCGAGATAATAGAATGGCTATCACAGTGAGGGATAGGGAAATCCCCGATGATCAAATAGTCGAGGCTCTCCGGAAGAAGGTGTACGACAAAATTGCATCTGTGAAATGGAAATCACACATTAAATTGTGGGCTGACCTTGGCATTGATGCCCTCAGCCACCCCATATCAAGGCTAAACGAGATGGTAAACTCAGTGGGCCATCATCCTACCTACGAGTTGTGGTTGGCTCAGCTTCGTCACAAGATTTGGGAGAAGGGTCAAAATATCGTGGTGGtggttttcaaaaaaattaataagatTTTTACAGTCCTGCATGCCCATCTAAAGAAAAAAGTCGACGACGTTATT aaTAATAAATCCAAGGACTACGGAGGTAAGCAAGAGGAAAATGGCTATGGCTATGTCGACTACGATGACTATATTCGAGAATGA